The following is a genomic window from Candidatus Leptovillus gracilis.
GCCGTAAACGAGCCAATGCCCCTGCCTATTTCGTCAAGGCCACCGATCATTGGGTGCCTACCACCTGGCAGGAATATCTGGCCGAAGTGCGCCAGGCCGCCAAGTCCCTCATTGCCCTGGGTTATCAGCCAGGCCAGGGCGTCTGCATTCTTGGCTTCAACCGGCCGGAATGGACCATCTTTAACCTGGCTGGAATGTTGGCTGGGGGGCACGCCTCCGGCATCTACACCTCCAATTCCCCCAGCGAAGTCCAATACATCGTCCACCACTCCGAAGCCCCGTTTGTCCTGGTAGAAGATGAAAGCCAATGGCAAAAAATCAACCAGAAGCGCGCCGACTTGCCCGACCTGCAAAAAGTCATTCTCATGAAAGGCGCCAGCGTAGACGACCCCCTCGTCCTCACCTGGGAAGCTTTTCTGGCGCAGGGCAGCAGTGTCAGCGATGACCAGGTTGACGAACGACTCAACAGCCTGCGGCCCGACAAGTTGGCCCAACTGATCTACACGTCTGGCACTACCGGCCCGCCAAAAGGGGTGATGCTTTCGCACAACAATCTGGTCTTTACCGCCCAATTGGCCGCCAGTCTGCTGGGCATTACGTCCACCGATTCGGTCATTTCCTACCTGCCCCTCTCCCACATTGCCGAACAGATGTTTACCATCCACCGACCCACCATCGTTGGCTACCAGGTTTACTACGCGCAGTATCCGCCGCAGGACCACCTCAACGAAAACTTCCGCGAAGTGCAACCCACGCTGGTCTTTGGCGTGCCGCGCATCTGGGAACGTTTCCGTGATGGCGTCGCTGCCAAATTGGGCGAAGCGACCGGGGCCAAAGCCAAAATCGCCGGCTGGGCGCTGAAAGTTGGCGAACAAGCCTCTGCCCTGAAGCGGCAGGGCAAGGAACCCAGCGGTCTGTTGGCTGTTCAGTTTAACCTGGCAAACAAACTGGTGTTTTCCACCATCAAAGAAGGTCTAGGGCTGGGTCGAGCCAAATTCTTGATCACCGCCGCTGCCCCCATTTCGCCCGACATCATTACCTTCTTCAACAACGTAGACATCCCGCTGTTTGAATTGTACGGCCAATCGGAAG
Proteins encoded in this region:
- a CDS encoding AMP-binding protein, whose amino-acid sequence is MTVDTVLHRLHENGRKRANAPAYFVKATDHWVPTTWQEYLAEVRQAAKSLIALGYQPGQGVCILGFNRPEWTIFNLAGMLAGGHASGIYTSNSPSEVQYIVHHSEAPFVLVEDESQWQKINQKRADLPDLQKVILMKGASVDDPLVLTWEAFLAQGSSVSDDQVDERLNSLRPDKLAQLIYTSGTTGPPKGVMLSHNNLVFTAQLAASLLGITSTDSVISYLPLSHIAEQMFTIHRPTIVGYQVYYAQYPPQDHLNENFREVQPTLVFGVPRIWERFRDGVAAKLGEATGAKAKIAGWALKVGEQASALKRQGKEPSGLLAVQFNLANKLVFSTIKEGLGLGRAKFLITAAAPISPDIITFFNNVDIPLFELYGQSEDCGPTTTNLPHANKIGTVGCVLPNTEVILDSDGEILVKGPHVFMGYFKEPEATAETLYDGYLHSGDLGQFDEDGYLTIVGRKKEIIITSGGKNIAPKNIEAALKNVPMVANTVVIGEQRRYLTALITLDPVAANKFAAEHGINTQELHTHPKLRETLQTGIDEIVNVHFARVEQVRDFRVLPRDFTIEDGELTPTLKIKRRIINQNFENEIESMYQE